In one window of Bacteroidota bacterium DNA:
- the glmM gene encoding phosphoglucosamine mutase, with the protein MALIKSISGIRGTIGGKPGEGLTPVDIVKYTAAYGTWLMGNLPKSNRRPVVALGRDARISGEMVQNLVAGTLKGLGIDVIYLGLSTTPTVEMAVKDMKADGGIILTASHNPKQWNALKLLNNLGEFISAADGAEVLRIANEDAFSFAEVNKLGKYTTEPHYHLKHIEKILSLPLVDVKAIKARKFRIVIDCVNSSGGIVLPVLLKALGVEEIIELYCEPTGQFPHNPEPLPEHLGDISKEVKKKNAHLGIVVDPDVDRLALVCEDGEMFGEEYTLVAVADYILKHKKGNTVSNLSSTRALRDVTEKAGGKYFAAAVGEVNVVEAMKANHAVIGGEGNGGIIYPELHYGRDALVGIALFLTHLAQTGKTTSMLRATYPNYYISKNKIELTPEINVDKILEGIQSKYKKQPINTIDGVKIEFDKEWVHLRKSNTEPIIRIYAESQSQTTAENLAEKSF; encoded by the coding sequence TTGGCACTCATCAAATCAATTTCAGGAATCAGAGGGACAATTGGCGGGAAACCCGGAGAAGGTTTGACACCTGTAGATATTGTTAAGTACACCGCGGCCTATGGCACCTGGCTCATGGGTAATTTACCGAAAAGTAATCGCAGACCTGTTGTCGCACTTGGCCGTGATGCCCGCATTTCAGGAGAGATGGTACAAAATCTCGTTGCTGGTACGTTGAAGGGACTTGGCATCGATGTTATCTATCTCGGGCTTTCAACAACACCAACGGTTGAAATGGCGGTGAAGGATATGAAAGCTGACGGTGGGATCATTCTCACTGCCAGTCATAATCCCAAACAATGGAATGCCTTAAAACTTTTAAATAACCTCGGCGAATTTATTTCAGCTGCCGATGGTGCTGAAGTACTGCGGATCGCGAATGAGGATGCTTTCAGTTTCGCGGAAGTGAACAAGCTCGGGAAGTATACAACCGAGCCTCATTATCACCTCAAACACATCGAGAAAATCCTTTCTCTGCCATTGGTGGATGTAAAAGCCATCAAAGCCCGTAAATTCCGGATCGTTATTGATTGCGTGAATTCATCCGGTGGCATTGTGCTTCCTGTATTGCTTAAAGCGCTTGGCGTAGAAGAAATTATTGAATTGTACTGTGAACCTACAGGGCAGTTTCCTCACAACCCGGAACCATTACCGGAGCATCTCGGAGATATTTCCAAAGAAGTAAAAAAGAAAAACGCGCACCTCGGAATTGTTGTTGATCCGGATGTAGATCGTCTCGCGCTGGTGTGTGAAGATGGTGAAATGTTTGGGGAAGAATATACTCTGGTAGCAGTCGCTGATTATATTCTGAAACATAAAAAAGGAAACACTGTTTCCAATCTTTCGAGTACACGTGCGCTGCGTGATGTCACTGAAAAAGCGGGAGGCAAATATTTTGCCGCCGCGGTGGGTGAAGTAAATGTAGTGGAAGCGATGAAAGCCAATCATGCTGTGATCGGTGGAGAAGGAAATGGCGGTATCATTTATCCTGAATTGCATTATGGTCGTGACGCTCTGGTTGGTATCGCTTTGTTCCTGACACATCTTGCGCAAACAGGAAAAACAACTTCCATGCTAAGAGCGACTTACCCCAACTATTATATTTCAAAGAATAAAATTGAGCTCACTCCGGAAATCAATGTTGACAAGATCCTGGAAGGTATTCAGTCCAAATACAAAAAACAACCCATCAACACCATTGATGGAGTGAAGATTGAATTTGACAAGGAATGGGTACATCTCAGAAAAAGCAATACTGAACCTATTATCCGGATCTATGCGGAAAGTCAAAGCCAGACCACTGCTGAAAATCTGGCCGAAAAATCATTTTGA
- a CDS encoding sigma-70 family RNA polymerase sigma factor: MTEYTDLELLEQFREESTRHFAFNLLVRKYQQRLYWHVRRIVIDHEDANDVIQNVFIKVWKSLLSFREDSQLYTWLYRIATNESLTFLNQKKKRFAIPFSDVEYELSNSLASDPNFSGEKIQMKLQQAVLKLPTQQRIVFNMKYYDGMKYEEISAILGVTVGALKASYHHAVKKIEKYLTGN, translated from the coding sequence ATGACTGAATACACAGACCTCGAGTTGCTGGAGCAATTTCGGGAAGAATCTACCCGGCATTTTGCATTTAATTTACTGGTTCGTAAATACCAGCAAAGGTTGTATTGGCATGTCAGGAGGATCGTCATCGATCATGAGGATGCCAATGATGTAATTCAAAATGTTTTCATCAAGGTCTGGAAATCACTCCTTTCTTTTCGTGAAGATTCCCAATTGTATACATGGCTTTACAGAATTGCCACAAATGAATCCCTCACTTTCCTGAATCAGAAAAAAAAACGTTTTGCCATCCCATTTTCAGATGTTGAATACGAACTCTCCAATTCACTAGCCAGTGACCCCAATTTTTCAGGTGAAAAAATCCAGATGAAATTGCAACAGGCAGTTCTGAAACTTCCCACCCAGCAACGTATCGTTTTTAACATGAAATACTATGATGGAATGAAATATGAGGAAATTTCAGCGATTTTAGGGGTTACAGTAGGGGCCTTAAAAGCTTCTTACCATCATGCGGTTAAAAAAATCGAAAAATACCTCACCGGAAATTAA
- a CDS encoding DUF1376 domain-containing protein, with product MGNSSPAFQFYPGDWLRSLRVTMMTHEEQGIYMRLLCYCWLNGSIPKNTKQLKSLVGGRCKQQSIEKVKEMFTQDPSHTESLVHDRLESERIKQADFRVKRSKAGKKSAERFKRMNNTCSTSEQQADNSSSSSSDRNGVVENGNYKPVKELNQ from the coding sequence ATGGGCAATAGTTCACCTGCTTTTCAATTTTATCCTGGTGACTGGCTCCGGTCCTTACGTGTTACAATGATGACACACGAAGAGCAAGGAATATACATGAGGCTGTTGTGCTATTGTTGGTTAAACGGTTCAATTCCCAAAAACACCAAACAACTAAAGTCGCTTGTAGGTGGTCGGTGCAAGCAGCAAAGTATAGAAAAAGTTAAAGAAATGTTCACACAAGACCCAAGCCATACTGAAAGTCTTGTGCATGACAGGTTAGAGTCGGAAAGAATAAAACAGGCAGATTTCAGAGTAAAAAGGTCGAAAGCTGGAAAAAAATCTGCCGAAAGGTTTAAACGGATGAACAACACATGTTCAACAAGTGAACAACAAGCGGACAACTCTTCATCTTCATCTTCTGATAGGAACGGTGTTGTTGAAAATGGAAATTATAAACCAGTGAAGGAGCTGAACCAATGA
- a CDS encoding site-specific integrase — MKYKFFLADPQSASETTILLFVRRTIKSEDGLRSQRQTTKISTSERIKPKAWNQQKQRVLASYSGAVELNIRLERIINRAKEFNDNLARDGRKLSPTQYRTEIIDFIFGNPIESKRDFWDAFNRFTSEKETKRGLSTIRKYKNLQRLLEEFSQIRTVDFESMNPDFYRSLQNYFVKEKKYVNTTTNKNFKLLRTFMKWAELEELTTNKGWKGFEFLPQHKPNVVYLSKAEIESILYYDFSKSNLSDATIEAYERARDLFCFGCYTGQRWGDISKITRNQIKGNFWSVSQEKTDTPVRIPLSDPALYILSKYKSDTYPLPRVSSTKVNKHIKEIARLAGIDEPITIVKNKGTAKEAITKQKWELLFVHRGRSSFITISLLDGMQPEVIMNVSGHTDYKTMQSYIKITEKITESEVNRVWNKKPDSNMKVV; from the coding sequence ATGAAATACAAATTCTTTTTGGCTGATCCCCAATCAGCGTCAGAAACTACAATTCTGCTTTTTGTTCGGAGGACTATCAAGTCCGAAGACGGCCTGAGATCACAACGGCAAACCACCAAGATAAGCACTTCTGAACGGATCAAGCCCAAAGCTTGGAACCAACAGAAACAGCGTGTATTGGCTTCTTATTCCGGTGCTGTTGAACTGAATATCAGACTCGAAAGGATAATCAACCGGGCAAAGGAATTTAACGATAATCTCGCAAGAGATGGGCGCAAATTGTCCCCTACTCAATACCGGACTGAAATAATTGATTTCATCTTCGGGAATCCAATTGAATCGAAGCGAGACTTCTGGGATGCTTTTAACAGGTTCACTTCAGAGAAGGAAACAAAGAGAGGTCTTTCAACTATTAGAAAATACAAAAACCTTCAGCGCTTATTGGAGGAATTTTCACAGATCAGGACCGTTGATTTTGAATCAATGAACCCTGATTTCTACAGATCACTTCAAAACTACTTTGTCAAAGAGAAGAAATACGTTAATACAACCACCAACAAGAATTTCAAACTACTCAGAACATTCATGAAATGGGCAGAATTAGAGGAGCTCACAACCAATAAAGGATGGAAGGGGTTTGAATTCTTACCACAGCACAAACCGAATGTAGTTTACCTGTCGAAGGCTGAGATTGAAAGTATTTTATATTACGATTTCAGCAAATCAAATTTATCGGACGCTACTATAGAAGCCTACGAACGTGCCAGGGATCTTTTCTGTTTTGGTTGTTACACCGGGCAAAGGTGGGGAGATATTTCAAAGATCACCAGAAATCAAATCAAGGGTAATTTTTGGAGTGTTTCACAGGAAAAAACAGATACACCTGTAAGAATTCCTTTGTCTGATCCGGCCCTGTATATTCTTTCTAAGTACAAAAGTGACACCTATCCCCTTCCACGTGTTAGCAGTACGAAAGTGAATAAGCATATCAAAGAGATTGCAAGACTGGCAGGAATTGACGAACCGATTACAATAGTGAAAAACAAAGGAACCGCAAAGGAGGCGATCACAAAACAAAAATGGGAATTGTTGTTTGTTCACAGAGGCCGTTCATCATTCATCACAATCAGTCTACTTGATGGAATGCAGCCTGAAGTTATTATGAATGTTTCAGGTCATACAGACTATAAAACAATGCAATCCTACATCAAGATCACTGAAAAAATCACTGAATCTGAAGTCAATAGAGTTTGGAATAAAAAGCCAGATTCAAACATGAAAGTAGTTTAA
- a CDS encoding cysteine desulfurase translates to MRVYLDNAATTPLDEEVYEAMLPVLKQGFGNPSSIHSFGREIKTAIENSRKTVAKILRAAPSEIFFTSGGTEADNTAIFCAVRDLGIRHIITSKIEHHAVLHTVEELQKEGKIKLSYVDLDEKGKVKLDHLEELLKTNERSLVSLMHANNELGNVLPLKEVGELCKKYDALFHSDTVQTMGHFPIDVKETNVHFITCAAHKFHGPKGIGFLFISNKVKIHPFIFGGAQERNMRGGTENVYGIVGLAKALELATGHMEEHRQHILGLKKYMIGKLVENIPGIQFNGDSASDESLYTVLNVAFPPSENSEMLLFNLDIAGIACSGGSACSSGSNAGSHVLKAIYGEVDRPSVRCSFSKYNTKEEIDFVIEKLKELYTVKVA, encoded by the coding sequence ATGAGAGTTTATCTCGACAACGCTGCGACCACGCCCCTCGATGAGGAAGTTTATGAAGCGATGCTTCCTGTTCTCAAGCAGGGATTTGGAAATCCTTCTTCCATACATTCTTTTGGAAGGGAAATAAAAACCGCGATTGAAAATTCCAGAAAGACAGTAGCGAAAATTCTTCGAGCAGCTCCTTCAGAAATCTTTTTTACTTCGGGAGGAACTGAGGCAGACAATACCGCGATATTCTGTGCGGTTCGCGATTTAGGAATTCGTCACATCATCACTTCAAAAATCGAACATCACGCGGTTTTGCACACGGTTGAAGAATTGCAAAAAGAAGGAAAGATAAAACTCAGTTATGTTGATCTGGATGAAAAAGGAAAAGTAAAGCTGGATCATCTCGAAGAATTATTGAAGACGAACGAAAGAAGTTTGGTGTCCTTAATGCATGCCAACAACGAATTGGGAAATGTTCTTCCCTTGAAAGAAGTGGGCGAACTCTGTAAAAAGTATGATGCATTGTTTCATAGTGATACGGTGCAAACCATGGGACATTTTCCCATTGATGTGAAAGAAACAAATGTTCATTTCATTACCTGCGCTGCTCATAAATTTCATGGACCGAAAGGAATTGGATTTCTTTTTATCAGCAACAAAGTAAAAATCCATCCTTTCATTTTTGGCGGAGCTCAGGAAAGAAATATGCGTGGGGGCACTGAAAATGTTTATGGAATTGTGGGACTGGCAAAAGCTCTGGAATTGGCCACAGGTCACATGGAAGAGCATCGTCAACATATTCTAGGTCTGAAAAAATACATGATTGGAAAGCTGGTTGAAAACATTCCGGGCATTCAGTTCAATGGTGATTCGGCCAGTGATGAGAGTTTGTATACCGTATTAAATGTCGCTTTTCCACCTTCTGAAAATTCGGAAATGTTACTGTTCAATCTGGATATTGCTGGTATTGCATGTTCCGGTGGCAGCGCGTGTTCTTCAGGCAGTAATGCGGGTTCACATGTGTTGAAGGCAATTTATGGAGAAGTCGATCGTCCTTCTGTGCGTTGTTCATTTAGCAAGTACAATACAAAAGAAGAGATTGATTTTGTGATTGAAAAACTAAAGGAATTGTATACAGTGAAAGTAGCTTGA
- a CDS encoding helix-turn-helix domain-containing protein yields MKAAILSPEEIEDLIQRGAKAALTSFLTSHPDFKKQPTKVQEQDSLLTTKELQEELKVSRVTINAWMRSGEIRFKRIGRRVYFSRAQVMEMNSAKGGRKHGQ; encoded by the coding sequence ATGAAAGCTGCAATTCTGTCACCAGAAGAAATCGAAGATCTTATTCAACGAGGCGCCAAAGCCGCGTTAACTTCCTTCCTTACCTCCCATCCTGATTTTAAGAAGCAACCTACTAAGGTCCAGGAGCAAGATTCGCTTTTGACTACAAAGGAGCTGCAGGAGGAATTGAAGGTTTCGCGCGTTACTATCAATGCATGGATGAGGTCCGGAGAAATCCGATTCAAGCGCATTGGTCGCAGGGTATATTTTTCGAGAGCTCAAGTGATGGAGATGAACAGCGCGAAGGGGGGCCGGAAGCATGGGCAATAG
- a CDS encoding transketolase family protein, with protein MKKYPYTEKKDTRSGFGAGLLELGRSNPDVVALCADLTGSLKMDAFEKEFPNRFFQIGIAEANMIGIAAGMTIGGKIPFTGTFANFSTGRVYDQIRQSVAYSDKNVKICASHAGITLGEDGATHQILEDIGMMRMLPGMVVINPCDFNQTKAATIAIAKHHGPVYLRFGRPVVPNFTPADQNFEIGKAVLLNEGSDVSIFATGHLVWKALEACEILESKGIRAEIINIHTIKPLDKAAVLASVRKTGCAVSAEEHQMNGGLGDAIAQVLASEFPSPLEYVAVNDSFGESGTPEQLMKKYGLEAENIVLAAEKAIKRRKPELTHS; from the coding sequence ATGAAAAAATATCCATACACAGAAAAGAAAGACACACGTTCCGGTTTTGGAGCAGGATTACTTGAACTCGGAAGATCAAATCCGGATGTTGTGGCTTTGTGCGCGGACCTTACAGGTTCATTAAAAATGGACGCTTTTGAAAAGGAATTTCCAAATCGTTTTTTCCAGATTGGAATTGCCGAAGCGAATATGATTGGAATTGCAGCCGGTATGACCATCGGCGGGAAAATCCCTTTCACAGGAACTTTCGCGAATTTCTCTACGGGAAGGGTTTATGACCAGATCCGACAATCTGTGGCTTATTCGGATAAGAATGTGAAAATTTGTGCTTCCCATGCTGGGATTACCCTTGGAGAAGACGGAGCTACTCATCAGATCCTTGAAGATATCGGAATGATGAGAATGCTTCCCGGAATGGTTGTTATCAATCCATGTGATTTCAATCAGACAAAAGCAGCTACAATCGCGATTGCGAAACATCATGGTCCGGTTTACCTGCGTTTTGGCCGGCCGGTTGTGCCGAATTTTACACCAGCAGATCAAAACTTTGAAATCGGAAAAGCAGTTCTCCTCAATGAAGGTAGTGATGTTTCCATTTTCGCGACAGGCCATCTGGTCTGGAAGGCACTCGAAGCATGCGAAATTCTTGAATCAAAAGGGATTCGTGCTGAAATTATCAATATACATACGATTAAACCACTGGACAAAGCTGCAGTCTTAGCTTCAGTTCGGAAAACAGGATGTGCCGTTAGCGCTGAGGAACACCAAATGAATGGAGGTTTAGGTGATGCTATAGCTCAGGTGCTTGCTTCAGAATTCCCTTCTCCGCTTGAATACGTGGCTGTAAACGATTCATTTGGAGAAAGCGGTACACCGGAACAATTGATGAAGAAATACGGTCTGGAAGCCGAAAACATAGTACTAGCTGCTGAAAAAGCAATCAAGCGCAGAAAACCAGAACTGACACACTCCTGA